In the Streptomyces sp. WMMC940 genome, GGTCGGCGGCAGTCTCACCGTCAAGACCGAGAACGACACCGAGTCCGGGGAGGGCATCCACAGCGAACCGGTCGACGAGCCCCTTCAGGCGCTCGCGGACGCGGACGTCGCGTGGGCGCGGGTGGGCGCACTGATCCTGCTGCGCGTGCGCCCCTACAAGGAGGAAGCCGACCGCCATCTGGTGTTCAACACGCTCACCAGGTCGGTGGCCAGGCTCGACGGCGTCGGTCACTCCTGCCGCCGGCTCCCCGACGACCAGGGCATCGTCTTCCCCGGCGGGTACTGCCTGTCCACGGGCGCGGTGAGGACGTTCGACGTGGCCACGGCGGAGGACATGGCCTTCGAGCGCGCTGTGCGCTCACCGAACGGCGAGGACGTGCTGTACGCGTTCCACTCCCGTGCGGAGGGCGGGAGCCTGCTCCTCCCCTACAACCTGATCCGCAAGGAGGTCGCCAACCCCCTGGCCTGCCGGGGGTACGCCCTTCTTGACGACGGAACGCTCGTCGTCCTGCGCACACCCGACGCGGACGAGCCCTCCCGAGCGCACCTCGTCCAGGTCTGGCGGAGCCCGTACGTCTCCGACTCCCTCGCCGCCGCCCCGGCCGGATCCGGGCCGCTCGCCAGGATCGGCAACGCCGACCTCGTCCGCGGCCTGTCCGACTGCCTGGCCATCGCGCGTCAGGCCACCGAGGCCTCGGCCACGGCCGAGATGTACCACGCCCTCGCCGCCTCCTGCACCCGGGCCGCCGACACCCACCACTGGCTGGGCGCCACCGAGACCGGGGATCTGCGGACCCCGCTCGACGAGATCCGGGTCACCGCCGAGCAGGTGCTGGACGAGTTCAGGAACGTGCAGGAGCTGCGGCGTCACGCGGCCGACGCGCTCGCCGAGTCCGCGGCGCGCATCGCCGGCCTGGTCCGGCGCGTCCGCGGCGAGGCCCCGGCGCGTGCCGAGGAATGGATCGCGCGCATCACCGAACTGCGCCGGGCCCACGGGCACCTGCTGACACTGAAGGAGATGCGGTACGCGGAAACCGAGCGCATCGAGGCGCTCTCCCAGGACCTCGAGGCCGAGGTCGCCGCAGCCGCCCGGCGGACCGTCACCTTCCTCCGGCGTGAGGACTCCTTCGACGGCTACCGCGCGGAGATCGAGAAGCTCGGCGCCGACGCCGAGGCCATCACCACGGCCGCCGAGGCAGGGCCCGTCGCCGCGCAGCTGGACGAGCGGGCCCTGGGACTGCGATCCCTCACGGAGGTGGTGGCGGGTCTCGAGGTGGGTGACGCCACCGTGCGCACCTCCATCCTGGAGCGGATCACCGAAGTCCTCGGCAGTGTCAACCGCGCCCGCGCCGGTCTGGCCGGTCGCTGTCGGGAGCTGCGCGATCGCGAGGGCCGGGCCGAGTTCACCGCCGAGTTCGCCCTGCTCGGACAGTCGGTCACCGGCGCGCTGGCCGCCGCCGACTCCCCGGAGGGCTGCGACGAGCAGCTTTCCCGGCTGCTGCTCCACGTGGAGAACCTGGAGTCGCGCTTCGCCGACCACGACGACCTGCTCGATGACATCGCCGCCAAACGGACCGAGGTCCACGAGGCGTTCTCCGCACGCAGGCAGACGATCCAGGACGCCCGCGCCCGGCGGTCGGAACGGCTCGCGGAGTCGGCGGCACGAGTCCTGGAGACGATCTCGCGCAGGGTCGTGTCCCTCGACGGTCCGGACGCCGTCAACGCCTACTTCGCCTCCGACCCCCTGGCGGCCAAGGTGCGCCGCACCGCCGAGGAACTGCGTGAGCTCGGTGACCCCGTGCGCGCGGAGGAACTGGAAGGCCGGCTGAAGGCCGCGCGGCAGGAGGCGGGCCGGGCGCTGCGCGACCGCGCCGAGCTGTTCGCGGACGACGGCGCGACCGTCAGACTGGGCCGTCACCGCTTCACTGTCGGCAGGCAGACCCCCGAACTCACCCTCGTCCCGCACGGGGAGGGCATGGCCCTCGCCCTGACCGGCACCGACTACCGCTCGCCCGTCACGGCCCCGGACTTCCAGGACACCCGCCCGTACTGGGGCCAGATCCTCCCGTCCGAGAACGACGAGGTCTACCGGGCGGAGCACCTCGCCGCGAGGCTGCTGGACGAGCACGGCGCGGGCGCGCTCGCCGGAACCGACCTGGCCGCACTCACCCGCCGGGCGGCCGAAGCCGCCTACGACGAGGGCTACGAGCGCGGCATCCACGACCACGACGCGGCCGCGATCCTGGCGGTCGTGCTGAAGCTGCACGAAGGAGCCGGTCTGCTGCGTCACCCGGCCGCCGACCGTGCCGCGGCCCAGACGTTCTGGACGTACGGCACGACACCGTCGGCACGTGAGGCCTGGCTCCGTCAGGCGGAGTCGCTCGTACGGGCGCGGGAGGTCTTCGGCACGGCCCCGGCGCTGGACGCGCTGCGGGGTGAACTGGCGGACGCGATGGCCGCCTTCGCCGCGGGAACACCGGGCCTGGGAGCGCACTGCGGGACGCGGGCCGCCGCGTACCTGGTCGAGGAACTCGCCACCGGGGAGTCCTTCGTCACCGGCGCGTCGGCTCGCGCCCTCCTCGAGAGGTTCCGCCACGCGGTCGGCTCGTCGCCGTACGACGAGGACGTGCGCACCCGTCTCGCAGCCGGGGACCCGGCCGCCGCGCACCGACTCGTCGAGGGCTGGCTCGTCTCGTACGCCGGTGCCCGCGGTGCGGACGTCGACCCGGGCGACCTCGCCGAAGCCGCGGCGATCGAACTCTGCCCCGCCCTCCCGCGACACGACGTCGACGCCCCGCTGACCGGCCAGGTCACGGGACTGCTCGGCACGCACGCGCGGATCACCCGGCGCGGGCTCCCGGTCCGCCTGGACGAGTTCCTCGCCCGCACCGCGGACTTCGCCGACCGTGTGGTGCCCGGGTTCCGCGACTACCAGGAACGGCGTACCGCCCTCGTGGCCGCGGAGCGCACCCGGCTGCGTCTGGACGACCACCGGCCCCGGGTCATGTCCGCCTTCGTGCGCAACCGGCTGGTCGACGACGTCTACCTGCCCCTCCTGGGGGACAACCTCGCCAAGCAGCTCGGCGCGGCCGGAGACGACAGGCGGACCGACAACAACGGACTCCTGCTCCTCGTCTCACCGCCCGGCTACGGCAAGACGACGCTCATCGAGTACGTCGCCGACCGCCTGGGCCTGCTCCTGGTCAAGGTCGACGGTCCCGCCCTGGGTGCCACGACGACATCCCTCGATCCGGCCGATGCGCCGAACGCCACCGCCCGGCGCGAGGTGGAGAAGATCGAGTTCGCCCTGTCCGCGGGCAACAACGTCCTGCTGTACCTCGACGACATCCAGCACACCTCGGCCGAGCTGCTGCAGAAGTTCATCCCGCTGTGCGACGCCACCCGCACACTGAACGGCCATGACCTGCGCGGCAAACGATTCGCCGTCTGTATGGCCGGCAACCCCTACACCGAGTCCGGACAGCGCTTCCGGATCCCCGACATGCTCGCCAACCGGGCGGACGTCTGGAACCTCGGGGACGTGCTGACCGGCAAGGAGGAGTCCTTCGCGCTCAGCTTCGTCGAGAACGCGCTGACCTCCAACGCCGTCCTCGCCCCGCTCGCCGCCCGTGGCCGAGCGGACCTGGAACTACTGGTACGGCTGGCCGGTGACGACCCCACAGCCCGGGGCAGCCGGCCGGCCCACCCCTACCCGCCGGCCGAACTCGACCGGATCCTCGCCGTTCTGCGGCATCTGCTGACCGCCCGGGAGACCGTTCTCGCGGTGAACGCGGCGTACATCGCGTCGGCCGCCCAGACCGATGGGACCCGTACCGCGCCGCCGTTCCGGCTCCAGGGCTCCTACCGCAACATGAACAAGATCGCCCAGCGCATCGTGCCCCTCATGAACGACGCCGAGCTCGCCTCGGTCGTCGACGACCACTACGCCGGCGAGGCCCAGACCCTGACGACCGCCGCGGAGGCCAATCTGCTGAGGCTCGCAGAGCTGCGCGGCACCCTCGACCAGGAGCGGAAGGACCGATGGGCGGAGATCACTTCCGGCTATGCGCGGCGCCAGGCACTGGGGGGACCGGAGGCGGACCCGCTCGTCCGCGCCGTCGAAGCCCTCGGCCTGCTCGCCGACCGGCTCGCCGCGGTGGAGTCGGCGATCGTCCGGGCGGCCGGCCCGCACCCCGCGCCCGGGACGTCACGTGCCCGCCACGCGGCGAGGAACGTCGCGCACGAGACCGGACGGGCCTGAGCGTGCGCGTGGCGTCGCTCGGCACCCCGGCTGCGGGTCCTACGGGCGAAGCGCCAGGAAGGCCTCGTCGACGAGCGTGGGCAGATGGGCTTCACCGTCCCCTTCCACCCAGACGGCCAGGGCGGTGGTGAGCGCCGCGAGGGCGGCCGAGGCGAGGGCCCGGAGCGGGAGGTCGGGCTGCTGCCCGGAGCGGGCCGCGAGAGCGGCGGTGAGCATCCGTTCCGTGGCGTGCTGGTTCTCCCAGAGGCGGGCGCGCAGGGCCGGAGTCCTCAGGACGAGACGGGTGCGCACGAACAGGGTGTCCCGGTCGGTGGCGTAGACGGTGGCGAGCCCTTCGGCGAGGGCGTGGCGAAGAGCGTCGAGCGGGTGCTCCCGGGCAGGCCGCAGCTCGATGAGCCGGACGACGAGCGGGTCGTGGTCGTCGGATTCGACGACCGACTCCTTGGTGGGGAAGTGACGGAAGAACGTCATGCTCGAGACACCGGCGGCGCGGGCGATCTGGTCGACCGTGGTGTTCTCGTAACCCTGGCTCAGGAACAGGCGCAGCGCCTCCTGCTGAAGGGTGCTGCGGGTCCGTGCCTTCTTGCGCGCGCGCAGACCCGTGGGCGGTGTCGCCGGGCGGTTCATGTGTCCTGCTCTTCCGGGGTGCGGTGAGTCGTGGTACCGAGCCTGGAGCCGAGCCAGGTGTCGAGTGCGGCCGTGGAGCTGCCGCGCCAGGCCAGGTGGCCGTCGGGCCTCACCAGCATGGTGTGACGGCGCCGTGCTGGTGAGGGCACCGCGGCGGTGAGCGGGACCACCGTCCCGACGTGCCGCCCGGCCACCGACGCGTACGCCTCGGCGTCACCGTGCACCGGGACCAGCAGGGCCCAGCGGGCTCCGAGTTCGGCGTGGAGCCGGGTGGAGGAGCCGTCGGGGCGTGTGCAGGGAACATCGGGCACCCTGTCGCCGGCCCGAGGAGCGCCGAGCGCCCGGCGCTCCGTGAGCCTGGTCCCCAGGGGACCGCTCCGGTAGTGGATCCTCAGTTGCGACGACTGCTCCCAGATGAGCCTCTGCACCAGCGGGCGGTTCATCAGCGGGACGAAGAGGCGGTCGCGCGCGGCGCGGGCGAGCGGGGTGTCGCCGACCACCAGGCGGGTGAGGGAACTCGTGGATGCCAGCACCTCCCGGGCGAGGGGCCTTCGCTCGGCCTCGTAGGTGTCCAGCAGCGAGGCGGGCGCCGTGCCCTCGGCGACCAGAGCCAGTTTCCAGGCGAGGTTCTCCGCGTCCCCGAGCCCGGTGTTCATCCCCTGGCCCCCGAAAGGGCTGTGAATGTGGGCGGCGTCCCCGGCGAGCAGGATCCGGTCGCGCCGGTAGGTGGAGGCGAGGCGGCGATGGATGCGGAACCGCGAGGACCAGAGCACCGTGCCGACGACCGACGGGTCCAGGCCGGCGTGATGCCTGAGCAGCCGGGTCAGTTCACCGACGACGTCCTCGTCACCCGGGCTGGTGTCGTCCCGGCGCGCCGGGGCCATGAGACGCCATACGCGGTCGCCGGGCAGGGGGAAGGCGCCGAGCATGCTGTCCGCCCGGAGCCACACGGACACCGTGTCGGGCGGTACGGGCAGATCGGCCTGGACGTCGGCCAGCAGGAAGTTCTCGATCACGGAGACGCCGGGGAATCCGATCTCCGCGGCCTTGCGCACGCGGCTGTGGGCGCCGTCGCAGCCGACCAGCCATGACGACCGGATCCGTTCGCCCGGGAACGACAGTGTCACCCCGGAGGCGTCCTGGGCGACGGAGAGCAGTTCCCTCCCCCACTCGACCTCGATCCCCGACGCGCTCAGCCGGTGCCGCAGGGCCGCTTCGACCTCCGTCTGGGACATCAGCAGACCGGGCCTGGTGACCAGCTTCGTGGGCCGGCCCACCCGCAGGTCGGCCATGGGCCTGCCGTCGACGTGGGTGACCACCCGGGCGATGCGTACGGACCGCTCCGGCAGGTCTGCCAGAGCGCCGAGCCGGTCCAGCACCTCGGCTCCGCGCGGCTGGAGCCCGAGTGCCCGCGAGGTGGTCGCCGGCCCGTCGCGCTTCTCCACGATCCGGACCGGGACACCGGCGCCCGCGAGCCCGCAGGCCAGGGCCAGACCGGTCGGCCCGGCCCCGGCGATCACCACACCGGACATGCCCGCCACCAAGCGTTAGTCGCTATCAATGGTTAGAGACTAACGTGAACGAGGGGCGGAGTCACCCGCCGGGAGCGTCCTGAATTTCGCCGGGGCGGACTCCCGCGGTCGGGCGGTGGCGGTCGGGCGGCTGGGCGTCAGCCTTCGGCTCCCCGCGTTCGCAGGCGGGTTCTGCCGTGGTCCGCCGCGTACGCCCGGAAGACGTCACGGGTCGTGCCGCCGCTGTGCAGGAAGCGCTCGTCGAGGACCGCCGCAAGATCTCCCAGCGCGGTGGTGAGCAGGGCCGCCGCGAGACGTACCTCAGCGTTCCGGGCGCCGTGCGCACGCTCCGCGAGATCGGCGGCGTACGGGATGCTCGCGGCCAGGGAGGTCCGGTCGTGGCCCTCGTGGAAGTAGTACGACTCCGCGTACTGCAGCAGATCCACGGAAATGCCCGCCACGTGTGCCGCGAGGCCGTCCAGGATCGCCGCTCCCAGGTCGGAGTCCAGCTGGGCCGCCGACGGGTCGTTGCGCTGCAGTTGGGACAGCCGCAGGGCCAGGGCCCGTCGGCGGGTCAGCGCGGGATAGATCTCCAGGATCCAGGAGACCGTGGCGGTGAGGAGAGCGAAGCCGACGAGGCCTTCGAGCGGGGCGACGATCCGAAGCCACGGCTCCGTGGGCGCGATGTCGCCGAGGCCCAGGGTCGACACGGTGACCAGCGAGATGTAGAGCGAGTCGACCGGCCCGCCGTGCTGCGTGGGTTCGAGGCCGGCGGCGAAGGAGAAGGCGTCCGGCACATGGGGCCAGTAGATCAGGGCCCAGCCGACGATGACCGTGCCCGCCCACATGGACACCACGGCCACCATGGCGAGAGGTCCCGCGAGGCCCGCCGCCTGCCTCCGCAGGGGGAGGCGCTGGGACAGTCCCCACAGGGCCGCCATGATGTGCCGGCTCAGACCGCCGTGACGCGTCGGGTGCCAGAGGGTGTGGAACACATCCCGTAGGGCCAGCATGACCAGCCCCGCTCCGAGCAGTGAGACCAGCCAGTCCATACGCGTCTCCCCGGGCCGGTGTGCACGGCGTCCAGCATGCCCGGTGGCCCGCAGCGACGTGCACAGGCCGCGCCGCCCGGGGCACGTGCTCCGCCCGGCGGCCCGGTCGGGGCCCGGGGCATTGTGCCGCCGGTGGTGTTCGCCGCCGGGCGCGCCCCTTCGCGTGGGCGGCGGACGGCGTCGCGCCGGTGAGGACGCAGCCCGGGAAAGCCGGTGGAGCGGGCCCGACCCGCTTCGCCGATGCCGTCCGCACGGCGCTGGTCGCCAGGACGAGCTCCGGTCCGATGCGTTCCGGGGACTCACCGAGGGATCCGGACTCACCGGGGGAACTGCACCATTCCGCTCCCGTGGGGCGCGTAGGTGTCGAGGAGGCGGACCCGCGTTGCCTGCAGCCGGCGGGCGACCACTTCCAGCACGTGGCGGGTCACGGCGAAGCCGAACGCGGGATCCACGTCGCACAGGCCGCGCACGGCCCGGGCGTCGAACTCGTGGGCCCGTACGAGGCTGAAGGCCTCGGCCCCCAGCCGCCACTCGTAGGGGCGCACCAGCCAGGACCATCCGAGCAGATCGCCGTGGCCCAGTGTCTCGACCGCGGCGGCGCGCCGGCCGTGTACCTGCATGTCGAGGGTGACCGCACCGGTGCGGATGATCCAGAACCGGTCGGCCGGGTCGCCCTCGTCGAAGATCCGCGTTCCCGCCGGGAACGAGACCTCGTGCGAGCACGCCATCAGGCGCTCGCGGCCCTCCGGCGTCAGTCCGCGGAGAAAGGCATTGTTCATCGGTGTCCTCCCGAGTCCCGGTTCCGGCGGATCGCTTCGTGCGGGCGCGACCGCGTCCACACCCCAGACTCCGTCAGCGGCAGGCCGCGCACCTGGGCCGAGAGGCCCAACTCCGTGCCCCATGTGGCCTCCTCGTGCGACGCCGGTGGGCGCCGCGGCGGCGGCAGGGGGACCTTCGGAGCCCGACCGGTCCCTCGTCAGCCCTGTGGCAGCCGTGCCCGAGCGCGCAACGTGGGGGTGTGAGGCACCCGCCGTCCGTCCGTCGTCGACGAGTTGCGGCGGTGGGCCGCGCGCCGTCGCACGCGGCGGCCCGTCCCGGGCTCCCGACCGGAGCGGATATCCGCGGCCGGAGAGGGCAGGAACCTCTCATAATGAGCAGATAGGGCAAAAGTCGCATAATGGCCATTCAGTGCTGCAGCCGGACGTGATGTGCGGCGTACCGCAGAGGAGGCCTCATGGGTCGCGACGAAGATCTCGAACTGGTATTCGCGGGAGGAGTCGCTTCGGCGAGCGACGGCGAAGACGCCGTGGTGGTGCACCGCACCGACCGCAAGGGGCCGGGCGGGCACCCGATCTACGCCGACGACACCGGCATCGTGCAGGCGGAGATCAGTGACCGCTGCGAGGTGCGGATGATCGCCAGCGGTGGGCACCAGCAGCCCGCGTCCGGGGTCGAGGCCAGGCCCGTGGTCCAGCCCTGACGCCGACCCCGTACGGCCCGGCGTGCCCGGTGGACACGCCGGGCGGGGGATGCGGCCTCCGCGGGCGCCCGGCGCGGCGGCCCCAAGCCCGTGCGAGCGCCGGGCCGGGCGGTCGGCAGGGCCCGGCAGTCCGCGCGGGGGGCGGCCCCGGAAGCCCGGGCGATGCTCTCACCGGGCCGGTTCTTCGTCGAACACCATCACCGGCTCCTCCGGCAGCTCCCCGCCCAGCGCCAGCTCCGCCCAGATGATCTTGCCGGGGCTGACATAGCGCGTTCCCCAGTGCTGCGAGAACTGGGCCACCAGGAAGAGCCCCCGGCCGCCCTCGTCGGTCGCGGCCGCGCGTTGCAGATGGGGAGAGGTGCTGCTGCCGTCGGACACCTCGACGATCAGCGTGCGCCCGTGCAGCAGCCGTACCCGTACCGGCTCCGTGCCGTAACGGATGGCGTTGGTGAGCAGTTCGCTGAGCACCAGTTCGGCGACGAAGACCGAGTCCTCCAGGCCCCACTCGGCGAGCTTCCGGCCGGCCTCGGCCCGCACGCGGGACACCGCCGAGACGTCGAGCGGCACGCCCCACTCCGCGGCCCGGGACCGGTCGAGCAGCCGTGTGCGCGCCACGAGCAGCACGATGTCGTCCCCCGGCTGGTCGGACAGAAGCGCGCTCATCACGGCGACACAGGTCTCCTCGGGTGTCACTCCGGGCCTCGCGAGGGCGTCACGGAGCAGCGCCAGCCCCTCGTCGACGTCCCGCTGCCGGTCCTCGACCAGACCGTCCGTGAAGAGGACGAGCCGGCTGCCCTCGGCCAGGTCCAGCTCCGTCTCCTCGAACGGATGGCCCCCCACGCCGAGCGGGGGCGACACGGGAAGCTCCGGGAAGAGCACCCGTCCCTCGGGGTCGACGACCGCCGGCGCGAGATGGCCGGCATGCGCGAGGGTGCACCGCCCGCTCACCGAGTCGTAGATCGCGTACAGACAGGTCGCACCCGTCACCTGCGCGCGTTCGCCCTCCGCCCCCGGTGGCTGGTCCGCGTCGATGCGCAGCACCAGGTCGTCCAGGCGGGCCAGCAGATCGGAGGGCGGCAGGTCCAGGGACGAGAAGTTCAGCACGGCCGTGCGCAGCCGCCCCATCGTGGCCGCGGCGTGCATCCCGTGCCCGACCACGTCGCCGACGACCAGGGCGACCCGGAACCCCGGCAGCGGGATGACGTCGAACCAGTCGCCGCCGACCCCGGCCTGCGCCGGCAGATACCGCCAGGCGACGCCGAGAGCGTCCTGCTCCGGGAGGTCGCGCGGCAGCAGACTCCGCTGCAGTGTGACGGCCATCGCGTGCTCGCGGGTGTAGCGCCGGGCGTTGTCGATGGCCACGGCCGCACGGGCCGCGAGCTCCTCGGCGAACGAGGTGTCGTCCTCGTCGAACCGCGGCGCGTCCTCGGACCGCCAGTAGTTGACCAGGCCGAGGACGACACCGCGCGCCTGCAGCGGGACCGTGACCAGCGACCGGATGCCGTACTCCAGTGCCTGCCGCCGCCCCTCCGGGTCCTCGCTGCCCCAGGTCTCCGACGCGGCCAGATCGGGCTCCAGCAGCGCCTGGCCGTTCGCCAGCGCCGTGCTCATCGGCGTGATGTTGATCCGGATGGCGTCGCCGACGGGCTGGAGCGGATGGTCGTCGCGGATGCCGCTCAGCGCCGTGCGCCGCATCGCGCCGAGGCCGGCGGGTTCGTCGCCGCGCAGCACGGGATCGAGCAGCTCGACCGACACGAAGTCCGCGAAGCGGGGTACGGCCACCTCCGCCAGCTCCCTCGCCGTCCGGCGCACGTCCAGGGTGGTGCCGATCCGCACCCCGGCCTCGTACAGCAGCGTCAGCCGTTCCCTGGCCGCCTCCGCCCGGCCCGAGAGGGCGCGCAGCTCGGTCGTGTCGCGGAGGCTGGCGACCAGTCCCGTCACGCCCCCGTACGGTGCCGTGGGCCGCGTGCTGAGGGCCAGCAGCCGGTCCCCGGACAGGAACACCTCGTCGGAGACCTCCCTGCCCGACACCAGGAGCCGGGTGATGCCCGGGCCGAGGCCCAGCTCGCCGACGAGACGGCGGTCGGCGTCGGGCGGCAGAGCGAGCAGGCGCCGGGCCTCGTCG is a window encoding:
- a CDS encoding FAD-dependent monooxygenase translates to MSGVVIAGAGPTGLALACGLAGAGVPVRIVEKRDGPATTSRALGLQPRGAEVLDRLGALADLPERSVRIARVVTHVDGRPMADLRVGRPTKLVTRPGLLMSQTEVEAALRHRLSASGIEVEWGRELLSVAQDASGVTLSFPGERIRSSWLVGCDGAHSRVRKAAEIGFPGVSVIENFLLADVQADLPVPPDTVSVWLRADSMLGAFPLPGDRVWRLMAPARRDDTSPGDEDVVGELTRLLRHHAGLDPSVVGTVLWSSRFRIHRRLASTYRRDRILLAGDAAHIHSPFGGQGMNTGLGDAENLAWKLALVAEGTAPASLLDTYEAERRPLAREVLASTSSLTRLVVGDTPLARAARDRLFVPLMNRPLVQRLIWEQSSQLRIHYRSGPLGTRLTERRALGAPRAGDRVPDVPCTRPDGSSTRLHAELGARWALLVPVHGDAEAYASVAGRHVGTVVPLTAAVPSPARRRHTMLVRPDGHLAWRGSSTAALDTWLGSRLGTTTHRTPEEQDT
- a CDS encoding SpoIIE family protein phosphatase; amino-acid sequence: MIGRPRRSWWTAVMPSSRPRRPGRRERPGWRRRLRSLLSVHSVATQVFLLQAVVIILLVVAAAVALVLQARYDSYEDARNRSLAAAEAFAHGPGTAAALTSPDPTAVLQPDADEAARGAGVDFISVLSKDGVRYTDPEPQLIGKRVEGDISRAAAGEAFTETFEGEPRDAVRAVVPVLDGNREVVGLVSAGIQVANVGELLDLQLPILLASAAGALVLATGGAALVSRRLRRQTHGLGPAEMTRMYEHHDAVLHAVREGVLIVGGDGRLLLANDEARRLLALPPDADRRLVGELGLGPGITRLLVSGREVSDEVFLSGDRLLALSTRPTAPYGGVTGLVASLRDTTELRALSGRAEAARERLTLLYEAGVRIGTTLDVRRTARELAEVAVPRFADFVSVELLDPVLRGDEPAGLGAMRRTALSGIRDDHPLQPVGDAIRINITPMSTALANGQALLEPDLAASETWGSEDPEGRRQALEYGIRSLVTVPLQARGVVLGLVNYWRSEDAPRFDEDDTSFAEELAARAAVAIDNARRYTREHAMAVTLQRSLLPRDLPEQDALGVAWRYLPAQAGVGGDWFDVIPLPGFRVALVVGDVVGHGMHAAATMGRLRTAVLNFSSLDLPPSDLLARLDDLVLRIDADQPPGAEGERAQVTGATCLYAIYDSVSGRCTLAHAGHLAPAVVDPEGRVLFPELPVSPPLGVGGHPFEETELDLAEGSRLVLFTDGLVEDRQRDVDEGLALLRDALARPGVTPEETCVAVMSALLSDQPGDDIVLLVARTRLLDRSRAAEWGVPLDVSAVSRVRAEAGRKLAEWGLEDSVFVAELVLSELLTNAIRYGTEPVRVRLLHGRTLIVEVSDGSSTSPHLQRAAATDEGGRGLFLVAQFSQHWGTRYVSPGKIIWAELALGGELPEEPVMVFDEEPAR
- a CDS encoding potassium channel family protein; the protein is MDWLVSLLGAGLVMLALRDVFHTLWHPTRHGGLSRHIMAALWGLSQRLPLRRQAAGLAGPLAMVAVVSMWAGTVIVGWALIYWPHVPDAFSFAAGLEPTQHGGPVDSLYISLVTVSTLGLGDIAPTEPWLRIVAPLEGLVGFALLTATVSWILEIYPALTRRRALALRLSQLQRNDPSAAQLDSDLGAAILDGLAAHVAGISVDLLQYAESYYFHEGHDRTSLAASIPYAADLAERAHGARNAEVRLAAALLTTALGDLAAVLDERFLHSGGTTRDVFRAYAADHGRTRLRTRGAEG
- a CDS encoding DUF6296 family protein — protein: MGRDEDLELVFAGGVASASDGEDAVVVHRTDRKGPGGHPIYADDTGIVQAEISDRCEVRMIASGGHQQPASGVEARPVVQP
- a CDS encoding TetR/AcrR family transcriptional regulator, yielding MNRPATPPTGLRARKKARTRSTLQQEALRLFLSQGYENTTVDQIARAAGVSSMTFFRHFPTKESVVESDDHDPLVVRLIELRPAREHPLDALRHALAEGLATVYATDRDTLFVRTRLVLRTPALRARLWENQHATERMLTAALAARSGQQPDLPLRALASAALAALTTALAVWVEGDGEAHLPTLVDEAFLALRP
- a CDS encoding DNA repair ATPase; protein product: MDDDGGGMDAGTYEVLRDRLGARATELARRAEALNSSRIAEFGADELTLTGTERIGTEAPCVARDLVAVGGRLLLGHNTHAALTPRTTVGDVFSLYDHDLAPLEAGAAPGLLDDADFAREFAALCRYYQGARLHRLRVVDGTLLAVFRTGEKTEDVRVLRWTLTADRRARFLDARGERDNATPPAHDVTWVETTRDDHVPGRHPHVSIGGDVFVTTVGGSLTVKTENDTESGEGIHSEPVDEPLQALADADVAWARVGALILLRVRPYKEEADRHLVFNTLTRSVARLDGVGHSCRRLPDDQGIVFPGGYCLSTGAVRTFDVATAEDMAFERAVRSPNGEDVLYAFHSRAEGGSLLLPYNLIRKEVANPLACRGYALLDDGTLVVLRTPDADEPSRAHLVQVWRSPYVSDSLAAAPAGSGPLARIGNADLVRGLSDCLAIARQATEASATAEMYHALAASCTRAADTHHWLGATETGDLRTPLDEIRVTAEQVLDEFRNVQELRRHAADALAESAARIAGLVRRVRGEAPARAEEWIARITELRRAHGHLLTLKEMRYAETERIEALSQDLEAEVAAAARRTVTFLRREDSFDGYRAEIEKLGADAEAITTAAEAGPVAAQLDERALGLRSLTEVVAGLEVGDATVRTSILERITEVLGSVNRARAGLAGRCRELRDREGRAEFTAEFALLGQSVTGALAAADSPEGCDEQLSRLLLHVENLESRFADHDDLLDDIAAKRTEVHEAFSARRQTIQDARARRSERLAESAARVLETISRRVVSLDGPDAVNAYFASDPLAAKVRRTAEELRELGDPVRAEELEGRLKAARQEAGRALRDRAELFADDGATVRLGRHRFTVGRQTPELTLVPHGEGMALALTGTDYRSPVTAPDFQDTRPYWGQILPSENDEVYRAEHLAARLLDEHGAGALAGTDLAALTRRAAEAAYDEGYERGIHDHDAAAILAVVLKLHEGAGLLRHPAADRAAAQTFWTYGTTPSAREAWLRQAESLVRAREVFGTAPALDALRGELADAMAAFAAGTPGLGAHCGTRAAAYLVEELATGESFVTGASARALLERFRHAVGSSPYDEDVRTRLAAGDPAAAHRLVEGWLVSYAGARGADVDPGDLAEAAAIELCPALPRHDVDAPLTGQVTGLLGTHARITRRGLPVRLDEFLARTADFADRVVPGFRDYQERRTALVAAERTRLRLDDHRPRVMSAFVRNRLVDDVYLPLLGDNLAKQLGAAGDDRRTDNNGLLLLVSPPGYGKTTLIEYVADRLGLLLVKVDGPALGATTTSLDPADAPNATARREVEKIEFALSAGNNVLLYLDDIQHTSAELLQKFIPLCDATRTLNGHDLRGKRFAVCMAGNPYTESGQRFRIPDMLANRADVWNLGDVLTGKEESFALSFVENALTSNAVLAPLAARGRADLELLVRLAGDDPTARGSRPAHPYPPAELDRILAVLRHLLTARETVLAVNAAYIASAAQTDGTRTAPPFRLQGSYRNMNKIAQRIVPLMNDAELASVVDDHYAGEAQTLTTAAEANLLRLAELRGTLDQERKDRWAEITSGYARRQALGGPEADPLVRAVEALGLLADRLAAVESAIVRAAGPHPAPGTSRARHAARNVAHETGRA
- a CDS encoding cyclic nucleotide-binding domain-containing protein, with protein sequence MNNAFLRGLTPEGRERLMACSHEVSFPAGTRIFDEGDPADRFWIIRTGAVTLDMQVHGRRAAAVETLGHGDLLGWSWLVRPYEWRLGAEAFSLVRAHEFDARAVRGLCDVDPAFGFAVTRHVLEVVARRLQATRVRLLDTYAPHGSGMVQFPR